Within the Trachemys scripta elegans isolate TJP31775 chromosome 4, CAS_Tse_1.0, whole genome shotgun sequence genome, the region TTGCTCATAAGGAACAGATTGCCAGGATCAGAACCTAATCATTTACATGGTTACAACTATCAAGCTTCCAAGTACCCCCCAGTTTCATGAAGCCCAGTACAGTCAACTACAACTGGTTTGTCTGGACCTGACATGAGAGCACCAAGACTGGTATTGCCTCAATAAATATGAAGATTTCCTTTGAGCACATGTATTTCGGGAAAAGGTCCGGTTCTTAGAGCAAACGGTAACAATACGGACCATGAGCTAAGGGATCGCATCAATCCCACTGCACGGGTGACTTCTCCGTTAAATTACAGGGCCAGGCCTGACACTCTCTctttcaccccctctcccccaaggatGAGCGCCGGAGCGAGCCGGGAGATCAGCGGCAGGCGGTGCACGGCAGCCTGCGGCGGAGCTGGGGGCCCcccaggacggggggggggggggggcgcacctTGATGAAGCCGATGTCCTTGGCGTACTGGCGGAAGCACTGCCGGCACATGTTCAGCCCGTACTTGCGGATCAGGCCGTGGCGGTTCGAGCACACGCGGCTGCGGGGCGAGAGCGGGAAAAGCCGGTCAGCGCCGCGGCCTCCcggtcccgcccccc harbors:
- the RPS29 gene encoding 40S ribosomal protein S29 codes for the protein MGHQQLYWSHPRKFGQGSRSCRVCSNRHGLIRKYGLNMCRQCFRQYAKDIGFIKLD